ATCTGGGCCGAAATCAGTCGAGGATTTTCGATACAACGCCGGCGCCGACGGTACGGCCGCCCTCGCGGATGGCGAAGCGCAGGCCCTGCTCCATGGCAACAGGCACAATCAGCTTCACCTTGAACTGCGTGTTGTCGCCCGG
The sequence above is a segment of the Rhodothermales bacterium genome. Coding sequences within it:
- the tuf gene encoding elongation factor Tu (EF-Tu; promotes GTP-dependent binding of aminoacyl-tRNA to the A-site of ribosomes during protein biosynthesis; when the tRNA anticodon matches the mRNA codon, GTP hydrolysis results; the inactive EF-Tu-GDP leaves the ribosome and release of GDP is promoted by elongation factor Ts; many prokaryotes have two copies of the gene encoding EF-Tu); translated protein: PGDNTQFKVKLIVPVAMEQGLRFAIREGGRTVGAGVVSKILD